One part of the Lachnospiraceae bacterium JLR.KK002 genome encodes these proteins:
- a CDS encoding 4Fe-4S dicluster domain-containing protein: protein MGCTIKPEEIKRVKGLGFLNNKGTDLFNGRVITVNGKITAEQTKVIAEAAEKFGNGDVEFTTRLTVEVRGIHFDNIEPFREYIAKAGLETGGTGSLVRPVVSCKGTTCQYGLYDTFDLSQKIHERFYKGYHTVKLPHKFKIATGGCPNNCVKPDLNDLGIVGQLIPNVDEDMCNGCKKCQVETACPMGAAKVEDGELAIDKDTCNNCGRCIEQCPFDVIEEGTPGYKIYIGGRWGKKVAHGQPLSKIFTTEEELLDTVEKAILFFREQGKTGERFADTIARIGFEEVEKQLMANDILERKQEILDAQLHLAGGATC from the coding sequence ATGGGATGCACAATTAAACCGGAAGAAATCAAAAGAGTAAAAGGACTCGGATTTCTGAACAACAAAGGAACAGATTTATTTAACGGACGTGTGATTACCGTAAATGGTAAAATCACAGCAGAACAGACCAAAGTGATTGCAGAGGCAGCAGAGAAGTTCGGAAACGGCGATGTGGAATTTACCACACGTCTTACCGTTGAGGTACGGGGAATTCATTTTGACAATATTGAGCCGTTCCGTGAGTACATTGCAAAGGCTGGCCTTGAAACCGGCGGTACCGGTTCGCTGGTTCGTCCGGTAGTATCCTGCAAGGGAACCACCTGCCAGTACGGACTGTATGATACCTTTGATTTATCTCAGAAAATCCATGAGCGTTTCTACAAGGGATATCATACCGTGAAGCTGCCGCATAAATTTAAAATTGCAACAGGCGGCTGCCCCAACAACTGTGTAAAACCTGACCTGAATGATCTGGGTATTGTGGGCCAGCTTATTCCGAACGTGGACGAAGATATGTGCAACGGCTGCAAGAAATGCCAGGTGGAAACTGCCTGTCCCATGGGCGCGGCAAAAGTGGAAGACGGTGAACTTGCCATTGACAAAGATACCTGCAACAACTGCGGACGTTGTATCGAGCAGTGTCCGTTTGATGTGATTGAAGAGGGAACACCGGGATATAAGATTTACATAGGCGGAAGATGGGGCAAGAAAGTTGCTCACGGACAGCCTTTATCCAAAATTTTCACCACGGAAGAAGAACTTCTGGATACCGTGGAAAAAGCAATTCTGTTCTTCCGTGAACAGGGCAAGACGGGAGAGCGTTTCGCAGATACCATTGCGAGAATCGGATTTGAGGAAGTGGAAAAACAGCTTATGGCAAATGATATTTTAGAAAGAAAACAGGAAATACTGGATGCACAGCTTCATCTGGCAGGAGGAGCAACCTGTTAA
- a CDS encoding putative sulfate exporter family transporter translates to MGSKKKYGAIILCLVIGYLATKSTDLQSSVFGRVVMGGPMVALLVSMIICNIIPSVDKDFKEGTTYCSKQFLNWGIIMTGGTLSFADIMGTGVRALPLILFNICLSFAVAMLVGRKIGVTKNTSVLVGGGTCICGGTAIATLSRIIKATDAEIAFGMAAIFLFDTISAFSYPYIAPAIGFTENQFAFVAGTAINDTSSVAGAQATYQAMIGNPEFSGALNVKLVRTTMLIFVAIVWTVLMARDAKKNGEAGSNDSILAVVKKTFPMFILWFVVMAGLNTYGVFSDVGSNLLKVVSKFLFASALAGVGFKIKFKDVFSKGLKPIALGGITWACVAASSYIFAFLFAGYIG, encoded by the coding sequence ATGGGTTCAAAGAAAAAATATGGCGCCATCATACTGTGCCTGGTGATTGGATATCTGGCGACAAAATCTACAGATTTGCAGTCTTCCGTATTCGGGCGCGTGGTTATGGGCGGACCGATGGTTGCATTATTAGTTTCCATGATTATCTGCAACATTATCCCTTCTGTGGATAAGGATTTTAAAGAAGGAACTACCTACTGCAGCAAACAGTTTCTGAACTGGGGTATTATCATGACCGGCGGAACACTGAGCTTTGCTGACATTATGGGAACCGGCGTAAGGGCATTGCCTTTAATCCTGTTCAACATCTGTCTGTCCTTTGCAGTTGCAATGCTGGTGGGCAGAAAAATCGGAGTTACAAAGAATACTTCTGTTCTGGTAGGCGGCGGAACCTGTATCTGCGGCGGAACTGCAATTGCTACTTTAAGCCGTATTATCAAGGCAACAGATGCGGAAATCGCATTTGGTATGGCGGCAATCTTCCTGTTTGATACAATTTCAGCATTCTCCTATCCGTATATTGCACCGGCAATCGGATTTACCGAGAATCAGTTTGCATTTGTGGCAGGAACAGCTATCAATGATACATCTTCTGTGGCCGGAGCTCAGGCAACTTACCAGGCCATGATTGGCAATCCGGAATTCAGCGGAGCTCTGAATGTAAAACTGGTGCGTACCACCATGCTGATTTTTGTGGCTATCGTATGGACTGTTCTGATGGCAAGAGACGCTAAGAAGAATGGTGAAGCAGGAAGCAACGACAGCATTCTGGCAGTAGTAAAGAAAACATTCCCCATGTTCATTCTCTGGTTTGTGGTAATGGCAGGCCTGAATACATATGGTGTATTCAGCGATGTGGGAAGTAATCTGCTGAAAGTGGTAAGTAAATTCCTGTTTGCTTCCGCACTGGCGGGCGTAGGATTTAAGATTAAGTTTAAGGATGTATTTTCCAAAGGCCTCAAGCCCATTGCTCTGGGGGGAATTACCTGGGCATGTGTGGCCGCATCTTCCTATATCTTTGCATTCCTTTTCGCAGGGTATATTGGCTAG
- the hemA gene encoding glutamyl-tRNA reductase yields MQFGFLGINYKKAGLDVRDKTSFTDAMKLEFFQKGEKAGVEQCMVLSTCNRSEVYYLYETEEQQRQIQEIYESMFPDVDLKEYLMKLSGKEAMGYLFRIAAGMESLVLGEDQILGQVKEALDYSRTMGYSGKELNKVVRDAITCAKQIKTEWKVSEKPLSVSYIGVRKLQEDYGIGGKRILVIGSGKTASLALKYIYEYQGIQVIACSRNYSHAKKLREEFPRLEVIPYEDWRQAVRQCEIVVSATSSPHLIIRKEDFSPAGPLAFLDLAAPRDIDTAFAKEPQVTLINLDTLQEIASRNQKEREQLLKESGKLVDSKLQETVEWFFQSRMDSTIESLQQRCSEIVTDGYDYLNRKMELTPREQKLLKKVLNASLQRLLREPIRELKKLDSEEEQEAYKKLVGQLFQI; encoded by the coding sequence ATGCAGTTTGGTTTTTTGGGGATAAACTATAAGAAAGCCGGACTTGACGTCCGGGATAAGACCTCTTTCACAGATGCCATGAAGCTGGAATTTTTCCAGAAAGGGGAAAAGGCAGGGGTGGAACAGTGTATGGTGCTTTCCACCTGTAACAGAAGCGAGGTCTATTATCTGTATGAGACAGAGGAGCAGCAGAGGCAGATACAGGAAATATATGAATCCATGTTTCCGGATGTGGATTTGAAAGAATATCTGATGAAGCTGTCCGGGAAGGAAGCCATGGGCTATCTGTTCCGGATTGCCGCAGGCATGGAATCCCTGGTGCTGGGGGAAGACCAGATTCTGGGGCAGGTAAAAGAGGCGCTGGATTATTCCAGAACCATGGGTTACAGCGGAAAGGAACTGAATAAAGTGGTGCGGGACGCCATCACCTGCGCAAAGCAGATTAAAACGGAATGGAAGGTCAGCGAAAAGCCTTTGTCTGTCAGTTATATCGGTGTGCGGAAGCTGCAGGAGGACTACGGTATCGGGGGGAAACGGATTCTGGTCATCGGCAGCGGGAAAACAGCGTCTCTTGCATTGAAATACATATATGAATATCAGGGAATCCAGGTCATTGCCTGCAGCAGGAATTATTCCCATGCGAAAAAGCTCCGGGAGGAATTTCCCCGGCTGGAGGTAATTCCTTACGAAGACTGGAGGCAGGCTGTCAGACAGTGTGAAATTGTGGTCAGCGCCACATCTTCGCCCCATCTGATTATACGGAAAGAGGATTTCTCTCCCGCGGGGCCTCTGGCTTTCCTGGATCTGGCGGCTCCCAGAGATATCGACACCGCCTTTGCAAAAGAACCCCAGGTGACCTTAATCAATCTGGATACGCTGCAGGAAATTGCGTCCCGGAATCAGAAAGAGAGGGAGCAGTTGCTGAAGGAGAGCGGGAAACTGGTGGATAGTAAGCTGCAGGAGACGGTGGAGTGGTTTTTCCAGAGCCGTATGGATTCCACCATAGAATCCCTGCAGCAGCGGTGCAGCGAGATTGTGACAGACGGCTACGATTACCTGAACCGGAAAATGGAACTTACCCCAAGGGAACAGAAACTTCTGAAAAAGGTACTGAACGCCTCTTTGCAACGTCTTTTGCGGGAACCTATACGGGAATTGAAAAAGCTGGATTCCGAAGAGGAACAGGAAGCATATAAGAAGCTGGTGGGACAGCTTTTTCAGATATAA
- the hemC gene encoding hydroxymethylbilane synthase, producing the protein MKYMIGTRGSRLALTQAEYVCERLREFYPQEEFEIQIIKTRGDLVLDKPLHEIGDRGVFVREIEEKLLSGEIQLGVHSMKDMPARPAPGLVFTRAWKREDPRDVLILREKNSLAELPQGAVIGTGSKRREFQLKRLRPDLNIVGIRGNVDTRLRKMEEEKLDGIVLAAAGLHRMHMQDKITQYLDLEEMIPAPAQGILALEIREGEERLRDMLDALSDDDTAAAAAGERSFLQEMGASCHLPVGAVLEKDGEETFCLRAMFGNETGSRQAYASVSGREPEELAREAAREIRSQLAGTVVLVGAGPGDPGLITVKGLKEIREADCIVYDRLAAPELLEEAKPGCEKIYVGKASSNHTMKQGEINRLLVQKSMEYGKTVRLKGGDVYVFGRGGEEGMYLREHGVNFQVVPGISSCIAGPAYAGIPITHRGKALGFHVVTAHDRNDELADINFQAMADSKETCVFLMGLSKVGEIADRLREAGMAGTAEIAVISQATTPEQKTCVSDLEHIAEKVDQEGLISPALIVVGEVVSLREELNFMENRPLFGKRYLIPKIGEKPTRLKELLQSQGAVVDEVQVGVIERVKQIPISEELKEGDWLLFTSKNGVEAFFGNFREQGLDMRRLAGCKVAAIGKKTAELLGSYGIYPDLVPEAFHSDALADTLRSRLSGTECVWYLKGGNADSHLKEALADCCRFEEVVVYENRSVTPEPGLLQSVAACDGVAFTCASSAERFMNAVGKDWGSCGVYSIGPKTTAFLKSKGVEQVLEAEQSTYEGLTERICRLHMKNHPQFNK; encoded by the coding sequence ATGAAATATATGATTGGTACAAGAGGTTCCAGACTGGCCCTTACCCAGGCGGAATATGTATGTGAAAGACTGAGAGAGTTTTACCCCCAGGAGGAATTTGAAATTCAGATTATTAAGACCAGGGGAGATCTGGTTCTGGATAAACCTCTTCACGAGATTGGAGACAGGGGGGTATTTGTAAGGGAAATTGAAGAAAAACTCCTCTCCGGTGAAATTCAGCTCGGCGTGCACAGTATGAAAGATATGCCGGCCCGCCCCGCGCCCGGTCTGGTATTTACCAGAGCCTGGAAACGGGAAGACCCCAGAGATGTGCTGATTCTGCGTGAAAAAAACTCTCTGGCGGAGCTGCCCCAGGGAGCAGTGATTGGAACAGGCAGCAAACGAAGGGAGTTTCAGCTAAAACGCCTGCGGCCGGATTTGAATATCGTGGGAATCCGCGGGAATGTGGATACCCGGCTCCGGAAAATGGAGGAGGAAAAGCTGGACGGTATTGTTCTGGCAGCCGCCGGACTTCACCGGATGCATATGCAGGATAAAATTACACAGTATCTGGATTTGGAGGAAATGATTCCGGCTCCCGCGCAGGGAATCCTTGCACTGGAAATCCGGGAGGGGGAGGAAAGGCTGCGGGATATGCTGGACGCCCTCAGTGATGACGATACTGCCGCCGCAGCGGCAGGAGAGCGCAGTTTTCTGCAGGAAATGGGCGCGAGCTGCCATCTTCCGGTGGGAGCTGTTCTGGAGAAGGACGGAGAAGAAACCTTTTGTCTCAGAGCCATGTTCGGAAATGAGACAGGGAGCCGTCAGGCTTACGCGTCAGTATCCGGCAGGGAACCGGAGGAGCTGGCACGTGAAGCAGCCAGGGAAATCCGCAGCCAGCTTGCAGGAACGGTTGTTCTGGTGGGAGCCGGCCCCGGAGATCCGGGCCTGATTACGGTAAAGGGACTGAAAGAAATCCGGGAAGCCGACTGTATTGTCTATGACCGGCTGGCTGCTCCGGAACTTCTGGAGGAAGCAAAGCCCGGCTGCGAAAAGATTTATGTGGGAAAAGCCAGCAGCAACCACACCATGAAACAGGGAGAAATTAACCGTCTGCTGGTACAGAAAAGCATGGAATACGGGAAAACCGTCCGGCTGAAAGGCGGAGATGTGTATGTGTTTGGCCGGGGCGGAGAGGAAGGCATGTATCTGAGAGAACATGGAGTGAATTTTCAGGTGGTGCCGGGAATCAGTTCCTGTATTGCAGGGCCGGCTTACGCCGGAATTCCCATTACCCATCGCGGAAAAGCGCTGGGGTTCCATGTGGTGACTGCTCATGACCGGAACGACGAGCTGGCGGACATCAATTTCCAGGCCATGGCAGACAGTAAGGAAACCTGTGTGTTCCTGATGGGACTGAGCAAAGTGGGAGAAATTGCCGACAGGTTAAGGGAGGCCGGAATGGCAGGCACCGCAGAGATTGCTGTGATTTCCCAGGCCACCACGCCGGAGCAGAAAACATGTGTTTCCGATTTGGAGCATATTGCGGAGAAAGTGGATCAGGAAGGCCTGATTTCTCCTGCGTTGATTGTGGTGGGAGAAGTGGTTTCCCTGCGGGAAGAACTGAATTTCATGGAAAACCGTCCACTGTTCGGAAAGCGGTATCTGATTCCGAAAATCGGAGAAAAACCCACCCGGCTGAAAGAACTGCTGCAAAGCCAGGGAGCTGTTGTGGATGAAGTGCAGGTGGGAGTGATTGAGCGGGTGAAACAGATTCCGATATCGGAAGAACTGAAAGAGGGAGACTGGCTGCTGTTTACCAGTAAAAACGGTGTGGAAGCATTTTTCGGGAATTTCCGGGAACAGGGGCTGGATATGAGAAGGCTGGCAGGCTGTAAGGTGGCGGCTATCGGCAAAAAAACAGCGGAACTGCTGGGTTCTTACGGAATTTATCCGGATCTGGTACCGGAAGCATTTCACAGTGACGCCCTTGCAGATACCCTGCGAAGCCGTCTGAGCGGAACGGAATGCGTCTGGTATCTGAAAGGCGGCAATGCGGACAGCCATCTGAAAGAAGCTCTGGCGGACTGCTGCCGGTTTGAGGAAGTGGTGGTGTATGAGAACCGCTCCGTAACGCCGGAACCGGGGCTGCTGCAGTCTGTGGCAGCCTGCGACGGAGTGGCATTTACCTGTGCTTCTTCCGCGGAACGGTTTATGAATGCTGTGGGGAAAGACTGGGGCTCCTGCGGTGTGTACAGTATCGGCCCCAAAACTACGGCCTTTTTGAAATCAAAGGGTGTGGAACAGGTGCTGGAAGCAGAACAGTCTACTTATGAAGGATTAACAGAGCGTATATGCAGACTCCATATGAAGAATCATCCGCAGTTCAATAAGTAG
- a CDS encoding Cof-type HAD-IIB family hydrolase translates to MRKAVFFDIDGTIWDEKQRIPDSTREAFRLMKEQGHYLFISSGRTRIFIPDEPLMPLGFDGILAGCGTYGEFQGEEKFYYRIPLEKIQHINEFLRQMEAAYVLEGRHLIYLDTERFPEDSPFPKGLRGTLGEKMVRVTGNEASLEVSKFCVNYLKERERQKELEQEIGKDYTIIHRGGDFMEIVPKGYNKATGIREICEILDVAHENTYSFGDSTNDLDMLEYTAHSIAMGDGMQQAKDAAEYVTAALREDGIYQGCKHYGLI, encoded by the coding sequence ATGAGAAAAGCAGTGTTTTTTGATATCGACGGAACCATCTGGGATGAGAAACAGCGCATACCGGACAGCACAAGAGAGGCATTTCGGCTTATGAAAGAGCAGGGCCATTATCTGTTTATCAGCAGCGGCAGAACCAGGATTTTCATTCCTGACGAGCCCCTGATGCCTCTGGGATTTGACGGAATACTGGCAGGCTGCGGTACTTATGGGGAGTTTCAGGGAGAAGAAAAATTCTATTACAGAATCCCGCTGGAAAAGATTCAGCATATCAATGAATTTCTGCGGCAGATGGAAGCAGCTTACGTTCTGGAAGGGCGCCATCTGATTTATCTGGATACGGAGCGGTTCCCGGAGGATTCCCCCTTTCCAAAAGGGCTGCGGGGGACGCTGGGAGAAAAGATGGTGCGGGTGACCGGAAATGAAGCCAGCCTGGAAGTGAGCAAATTCTGCGTGAATTATTTAAAGGAGCGGGAACGCCAGAAAGAGCTGGAACAGGAAATCGGAAAAGATTATACCATTATCCACCGGGGCGGAGATTTTATGGAAATTGTGCCGAAAGGGTACAATAAAGCCACGGGAATCCGGGAAATCTGCGAGATTCTGGATGTCGCCCATGAAAATACCTACTCCTTCGGAGACAGCACCAACGATTTGGATATGCTGGAATATACCGCCCATTCCATCGCCATGGGAGATGGAATGCAGCAGGCAAAAGACGCGGCGGAATATGTGACCGCAGCCCTCCGGGAAGACGGAATTTACCAGGGCTGCAAACATTACGGGCTGATATAA
- a CDS encoding L-lactate permease translates to MLLLEFVLAMLPIIWLIAALSGLKMAGHKACVIALFITAALAAGYWGLSILCISTAALEGVLNALWPICLVIVAALFTYNLTLKTGAMESVKRMLAGVSRDRRVLALIIGWGFGNFMEGMAGFGTAVAIPASMLTAIGLDPMSAVLSCLVVNSTPTAFGSVGVPTVTLATVTGTDLLSLAGSIVNIQFILTFISPFLMVCICGKGIKALKGMIPTTLVAALSFTVPWFLTAHFIGPELPDIIGSICSMGCIIGAARIFNREPEEAYAIQISETAGEKTSMGVAEGLKAWSSFLLIFLFLMVTSTLCPPVHNAIAGIKSTLVVYAGEGGNALSFSWINTPGVMIFLAAIIGGAIQGAGAKDIADVFLETLKKYWKTILTICAVMATAKIMSYSGMISDIAKFLVAVTGSFYPLIAPLIGALGAFVTGSGTSTCVLFGGLQSETAAALDLNPTWMAAANVMGAGIGKMICPQGIAIGAGAIGQPGSESKILSKVFKYFILFVVLAGIICYAGSLMGF, encoded by the coding sequence ATGCTGTTATTGGAATTTGTACTTGCGATGCTGCCGATTATCTGGCTGATTGCGGCACTCAGCGGCCTGAAAATGGCCGGGCATAAGGCCTGTGTCATTGCACTTTTTATTACGGCAGCTCTGGCGGCGGGATATTGGGGGTTAAGTATCCTGTGTATTTCAACAGCAGCTCTGGAAGGCGTTCTGAATGCGTTATGGCCTATCTGTCTGGTGATTGTGGCAGCTTTGTTTACTTATAATCTGACGTTGAAGACCGGGGCTATGGAGTCTGTCAAGAGAATGCTGGCGGGTGTTTCCAGAGACAGGCGTGTTCTGGCTTTGATTATCGGATGGGGGTTTGGCAATTTCATGGAAGGAATGGCCGGATTCGGAACAGCAGTTGCAATTCCCGCGTCCATGCTGACAGCCATCGGCCTTGATCCCATGAGCGCAGTTCTGAGCTGCCTGGTGGTAAATTCCACCCCTACCGCATTCGGCTCCGTAGGAGTTCCCACGGTGACGCTGGCAACGGTAACGGGCACGGATTTGCTTTCACTGGCAGGCAGCATTGTAAATATACAGTTTATTCTGACTTTTATATCTCCGTTTTTGATGGTCTGCATTTGCGGAAAAGGGATAAAGGCGTTAAAGGGTATGATTCCCACTACGCTGGTTGCGGCCTTATCCTTTACCGTACCATGGTTTTTAACCGCACATTTTATCGGGCCGGAACTTCCTGATATTATCGGCTCCATCTGCTCCATGGGATGTATCATCGGAGCAGCCAGAATTTTTAACCGGGAGCCGGAGGAAGCATACGCCATTCAGATTTCCGAAACAGCAGGGGAGAAAACTTCCATGGGAGTGGCGGAAGGGCTGAAAGCCTGGAGTTCCTTTCTTCTGATTTTCCTGTTTCTGATGGTAACTTCCACCTTATGTCCGCCTGTACATAATGCCATTGCCGGAATTAAGAGCACCCTTGTGGTGTATGCCGGGGAAGGCGGGAATGCCCTCAGCTTCAGCTGGATTAACACACCTGGGGTTATGATATTCCTGGCAGCCATCATCGGAGGGGCCATACAGGGAGCCGGTGCGAAAGATATAGCGGATGTTTTTCTGGAAACGCTGAAAAAATACTGGAAGACCATACTTACCATCTGTGCTGTAATGGCCACTGCGAAAATTATGAGTTACAGCGGAATGATTTCTGATATAGCGAAATTTTTAGTAGCTGTTACCGGTTCTTTCTATCCGCTGATAGCACCGCTGATTGGAGCGCTGGGCGCATTTGTAACAGGTTCCGGAACTTCCACCTGCGTGCTGTTCGGCGGGCTCCAGAGCGAGACAGCCGCAGCCCTTGATTTGAATCCCACCTGGATGGCGGCGGCGAATGTGATGGGAGCCGGAATCGGCAAGATGATATGTCCCCAGGGAATTGCCATCGGTGCGGGAGCCATCGGGCAGCCAGGCTCGGAAAGTAAGATTTTAAGTAAAGTTTTTAAATATTTTATATTGTTTGTAGTTCTGGCAGGCATCATCTGTTATGCCGGGTCCCTGATGGGATTTTAA
- a CDS encoding FAD-binding oxidoreductase, with translation MYNKLTPEIVEQLKAVTDYVFQGEDINPDYAKDEMPIYGTHMPDVAVQPRSTEEVAGIMKICYENNIPVTPRGAGTGLAGGAVPLYGGVLMDISKMNKIKSYDMENFVVEIEAGVLLNDLAEDCQSQGMLYPPDPGEKFACVGGNVATNAGGMRAVKYGATRDYVRAMTVVLPTGEITRLGATVSKTSSGYSLLNLMIGSEGTLGIITELTLKIIPAPKAAASLIIPFEDLHSALATVPKFKMAHMDPQAIEFMEREIVLASERYIGKSVFPQELDGTEIGAYLLVTLDGNSEEEVDALVEQAAELVLEEGAIDVLVADTPSKMKDAWAARSSFLEAIMEETKLLDECDVVVPVNKIADYLEFVNKTGKDCGLTIKSFGHAGDGNLHIYQCSNDLEEEEFKSRVDKFFDIIYKEATDCGGLVSGEHGIGSGKVKYLVDSVGETNMGIMEGIKRVFDPKMILNPGKVCYRL, from the coding sequence ATGTACAACAAACTGACACCTGAAATTGTGGAGCAGCTGAAAGCAGTCACGGATTATGTTTTCCAGGGAGAAGACATCAATCCGGATTATGCGAAAGATGAGATGCCGATTTACGGAACTCATATGCCGGATGTGGCAGTTCAGCCCCGTTCCACGGAAGAAGTAGCAGGAATTATGAAAATCTGTTATGAGAACAACATCCCTGTAACGCCCAGAGGAGCAGGTACCGGACTTGCAGGAGGAGCGGTGCCTCTGTATGGAGGCGTGCTCATGGACATTTCCAAAATGAATAAGATTAAATCTTATGACATGGAGAATTTTGTGGTGGAAATCGAAGCAGGGGTACTGTTAAACGACCTTGCGGAAGACTGCCAGAGCCAGGGAATGCTGTATCCCCCGGACCCCGGAGAGAAATTTGCATGTGTGGGCGGAAATGTGGCAACCAATGCGGGAGGTATGCGTGCGGTGAAATACGGAGCAACCCGTGATTATGTGCGGGCTATGACCGTTGTACTTCCCACAGGTGAAATTACCCGTCTGGGAGCAACCGTATCCAAAACATCTTCCGGATACTCTCTGCTGAATCTGATGATTGGCTCCGAAGGAACCCTTGGCATTATTACGGAACTGACCTTAAAGATTATACCTGCGCCGAAGGCGGCGGCTTCCCTGATTATCCCATTTGAAGACCTGCATTCTGCCCTTGCAACGGTTCCGAAATTTAAGATGGCCCATATGGACCCGCAGGCCATTGAGTTTATGGAGCGTGAAATTGTGCTGGCTTCCGAGCGTTATATTGGAAAATCCGTATTTCCCCAGGAGCTGGACGGAACGGAAATCGGCGCATACCTGCTGGTGACACTGGATGGAAATTCAGAGGAAGAAGTGGACGCGCTGGTAGAGCAGGCCGCAGAGCTGGTACTGGAAGAGGGAGCCATCGACGTGCTGGTGGCAGATACTCCATCCAAGATGAAAGACGCATGGGCTGCACGTTCTTCTTTCCTGGAAGCAATTATGGAAGAAACAAAGCTGCTGGATGAGTGCGACGTGGTGGTTCCGGTAAACAAAATTGCCGATTACCTGGAATTTGTCAATAAAACAGGGAAAGACTGCGGACTGACCATTAAGTCTTTTGGTCATGCAGGAGACGGAAACCTTCATATTTATCAGTGCTCCAATGATTTGGAGGAAGAGGAATTCAAGAGCCGGGTAGATAAATTCTTTGACATTATATATAAGGAAGCAACAGACTGCGGCGGACTTGTTTCCGGTGAGCACGGGATTGGCTCCGGTAAGGTAAAATATCTGGTAGATTCCGTTGGAGAGACCAACATGGGAATTATGGAAGGCATCAAACGTGTATTCGACCCGAAAATGATTCTGAATCCGGGCAAAGTTTGTTACAGATTATAA
- a CDS encoding electron transfer flavoprotein subunit beta/FixA family protein — protein sequence MNICVCMKQVPDTNEIKVDPETHTLVRKGVPSIVNPFDTYAQEVGVRLKEQLGGKLIVISMGPEQAKEAIKSCLAVGADNGYLISSRNFGGSDTLATSYILSEAIKAVEEKEGLKFDLILCGKQATDGDTAQVGPEIAEHLDLPQITYALDIVEKDGEIQVKREYDAGYDMISTRLPAVVTVVKLPYEPRYPTIKSKMAAKKKEIPVLTEEDIPSIKLELCGLNGSPTRVKKTYTPVREKSGVKLAGMEAADAANEVVKLLEEAKLL from the coding sequence ATGAATATTTGTGTTTGCATGAAACAGGTACCTGATACGAATGAAATCAAGGTAGATCCTGAAACTCACACCCTGGTCCGCAAAGGCGTTCCCAGCATTGTGAATCCCTTTGATACCTACGCCCAGGAAGTTGGCGTGAGACTGAAAGAACAGCTGGGCGGAAAACTGATTGTGATTTCCATGGGGCCGGAACAGGCCAAAGAAGCCATCAAATCCTGCCTTGCAGTAGGAGCGGACAACGGATATCTGATTTCCAGCAGGAATTTCGGCGGTTCCGATACCCTTGCCACCAGTTATATCCTTTCTGAGGCTATTAAGGCAGTAGAAGAAAAAGAAGGGCTGAAATTCGATTTAATCCTCTGCGGAAAACAGGCAACAGACGGAGATACCGCTCAGGTAGGGCCTGAGATTGCAGAACATCTGGATTTGCCTCAGATTACATATGCGCTGGATATTGTGGAAAAGGACGGAGAAATTCAGGTAAAGCGGGAATATGACGCAGGTTATGACATGATTTCCACCAGACTTCCGGCAGTGGTAACGGTTGTAAAACTGCCCTACGAGCCCCGTTATCCTACCATTAAGAGCAAAATGGCTGCCAAGAAAAAAGAAATTCCGGTACTGACCGAAGAAGATATCCCATCCATCAAACTGGAGCTGTGCGGATTAAACGGCTCTCCCACGAGGGTGAAGAAGACCTATACGCCGGTAAGAGAAAAATCAGGCGTGAAGCTGGCAGGCATGGAAGCAGCAGATGCGGCAAATGAAGTAGTGAAGTTGCTGGAAGAAGCAAAACTTTTATAA